CATGCCCAATCCTCCCGAGGCCGGTTTGCCGAATCCAGCCAGCTACGAAATCAATACGGGCAAAGGTGTCGTCACCGACACCGTCACCAACTTGATGTGGCAACGAGACCTCGACGCAGGTTCCCTTTCTTGGGCTACCGCCAAGACCTATTGCAATGGTTCCGAACATGCTGGTTATACCGATTGGCGGCTACCAACGGCCATCGAGCTCGCATCCCTCGTGGATTTCACCAAGGCGAGCCCAGGGCCAACCATCGACACGGATGCGTTTCCGAATACGCCTGCAGACTGGTTCTGGACGGCTACGCAGGACACGTCTGCCCCAAACAGCGCGTGGTTCATCAGCTTCAATACGGGCCAGACGAGCTCCAACGACAAGGGCGACGAGTATCAGGTGCGTTGTGTGCGTTGACGACAATGAGCTGTTTGCCATTACGGCGATTCGACGCTTCCAAGCAAAAGAACACGATGCAGTTGCCCATTACCCTTTTTTCGACCTCGAGCTCATGAAGGAGTCACGCACATGAGCAGACCTTCCCGTCATTTCAATCGGATATTCATCATTGCCGCTTGGGCCGTCGCTGCGTCTTGGGCCAATCACGGCCATGCCGATGCTCCTGACGGCCATTACACCTTGAACACCGAAACCGTTTACGACACGAAAACGAAGCTGACATGGGAACGACCGATTTCTGCGGGTATGGTCACCTGGGCCGACGCCAACACCCATTGCGCCAACCTCAACATCGAAGGTAAAGCTTGGCGTTTGCCCAGCATGAAGGAATTGCAAACCATCGCAGATCGAACGCGGGCGAAGCCGGCCATCGACCCGACGGCCTTTCCAGACACACCCACGACGCCAATCACGCCTTTCTGGACGTCGTCGCCGTGGGCAAAGGCACCTGCAACCGAGGTGTGGATCGTCGACTTCACCGTTGGCTCCTCGAGCTACAGCGGTGTGGTGGCGAACGTGGCCCATGTTCGGTGCGTGAGCGAATGATGCCAAACCCTGAAGGGTTTGGCAGGATGCGCGGCATGCCCTTTCTCCCATTTGCAGCACGACGGCATGCTCGTCGCGCCTTCTCGATCCATCACCAAGAGCACGATAACTTGCCACCTCCGCGCAACCTCTGGTAGCATCGCCCAAACGCGCGTCGCGGAGTTCGATCATGCATGTAGCGCCGCAAGTTGGCTCGATCCTGCTCGGCAAGTACCGTGTCGAAAGGGTGCTCGGCAAAGGTGGGATGGGGTTCGTCGTCGCCGCTCGGCATGAACACTTGGGCGAACTCTTCGCCATCAAAATGATGCTGCCCGAAGCGCTCATGTACCCCGACGCCCGCGAGCGTTTCATGCGCGAGGCTCGTTCGGCCGCACGTTTGAAAGGCGAACACGTCGCTCGCGTCCACGACGTCGGAACGCTCGAAGACGGCTCACCGTACATGGTCATGGAACACCTCACGGGTGACGACCTCAGCGCCATCTTGGACAAACGCGGCGCATTGCCCGTCAGCGAAGCTGCCTTCTACGCGTATCAAGCATGCGAAGCCGTTGCCGAAGCGCATGCCCTCGGGATCGTCCATCGCGACTTGAAACCTTCCAACATGTTTCTCACGTGCAGGCCCAATGGTACGCCATGCGTGAAGGTCCTCGACTTTGGCATCTCCAAGGACCTCGACCCCAACAAAGTCGGTCCTGCCCTCACAAAAACCGGCACCATCATCGGAACGCCCGTGTACATGGCCCCCGAACAGATGGCCAATAACAAAATGACGGACGCTCGAAGCGACATCTGGTCTTTGGGCATCATCCTCCACGAGCTCGTCACGGGCGAGGTTCCATTCATCGCGGAAAGCATGACCGAGCTCGTGACGAAGGTGCTCACGAATGCGCCTGTGCCTCCGAGCCATGTACGCCCGGGCATTCCACGCGAATTCGATGCCATCGTATTGCGCTGTTTGGAAAAACAACCCCATCGCCGATTCGCCTCGGTGCCCGATTTGATGGCGGCATTGCACCCGTTCATATCATCAAATTGGTCCCACGCCCCCTCGGGCCTCCCACCTCCACCCGCGTATTCGCGCCCTGATCACGTGGACATGGCAACCGTCAAGGAGCAGAGACCGGTCGCGCCAGGTCCACAAGCTATGGGAGTTCCCATAGGTCCGCACGGATTGCCGCGCCTCAACGTCACGAATGCAACGACTGCCGCGCAACCCCTACCTTTCGGAGCCAATTTGCCGTACGTGCCGACAGTCGCCACGCCGCTGCAATCCGAACCCATCGCACCGGCAAGGTCACAAGGTTTTTCCGCGCCAGCACCAGCGCCAAGACAAACCGATGGAGCATGGGGTGGCCCGAATGGCACATCTTCGGGCAATCGAGGGAAAACGTGGCTCGTGGCTGGTCTCGCGGTCGGTGCGATCATCGCCGTGGGCCTGACCGGATGGGTCGTGGCGCTCTCTACCGCATCCGACGACCCCGTGGTCGTGCGATCGACTGTGCCGCCCGAGAATCTCGCGCCTGTCGTGTCCGCAATGCCAATGGCAACGGTTGAGCGAGTGGTGGAAGAACCCGTGGCCGAACCGCAAGAGAGCGTCGCAAAACCACAAGAGAGTGTTGGGGTCGCACCGTCGGCGCCGATCCCAACGACGCACAAAGCCGTCGAGACAAAGCCGCCGGTGACGAAACCGCCGACCAGCAAAGTTCCCGACTTCTGATTTACGATTCGCAATGCTCGAGCTGCCATGACAAAGAATCGAATCAACGCCGTTGCGAGATGTGCGTTTGCATTTTTCCTGCTCACCGCATTGCCCGAACCGGTGTTTGCGCAAGACGACGAAGCCAAGGCGCTTCACATGGCCGGCAAGAATGCCATGGAGCAAGCCGATAAACTCGAGGGCAAGGGTCAACATGCTGAAGCTCAGCGCGTGTATGCGGAAGCATGTTTGAAGTTCAAACAGGCGCTCGCATTGTCACCCAAGCGTCCCACGACGGGAATGGCTTTGGCGTTGTGTCATGTCGCGGTGGGCAAACCTGCGACGGCGCTCGAGCAATTTCGACTTGCGAAGGAATGGGCCGACGCGCAATCGAAGGCGGATGGCGCAGCAGGCGCAGCAAGCGCGCAGGTTGCGGCCGCGAGCGCCGTGGAAATCAAAAAGCTCGAAGCCATCGTTCCGCGACTTCGAATCAATGTGCCGTCGAGCATCAGGAAGGCTCCTGGGCTCGCCATTTCCCAAAATGGGGTCGATGTCCCCGAAGCGGAATGGGGCAACGAAATGGTCGTCGATCCTGGGACGATTACCATTCAAGTTTCAGCGTCGGGCAAAAATACGTGGACCGCGCGACATGAAGCGTCGATGGGCAAATTGACGGACGTATCGGTGACGCCCGACTGGAAGTCCGACGAATCACCGCCACCGCCGCCGCCACCACCACCGCCGTCCGGACGCCGCATTGCAGGTTTCGTAGGTATTGGCGTAGGCGGAGCGGCATTGGTGGCGGGATCGGTGCTCGGCGGATTGGCCTTGTCGAAGCATGCCGATAGCAAAGAGGACGGGCATTGCGACGAGACCAGTGCGTGTGACGAGATTGGTACGGCCTTACGGCTCGACGCGCAAAAATTCGGCAATGCATCGACGGCGATGTTCGTCGTTGGAGGCGCGCTCGCGTTGACTGGCGTCATTCTCGTTGCGACGGCGCCGGCAGACGCGAAGAAATCGGGCAATGGTGTGCAAGCAGCTCTGCGCATGGGGCTCGGTGCCATTGAAGTGCGGGGGCGCTGGTAGCCGACGTAGGTTTGCGGCGAACGTGATAAAATATTTTCCTTGATTGTCATCGATCATCTGATAGGGTCGCGTACGCTTATGGCTGACCGCCCCTCCATCACGATTAACGATGTACCGATCGTTTGGGATCCGCCCGCCGGCGATGTTTCCTTCTTCGGGCTCTCGTCCGTTCTGTTTTGGGCCAACCCGTCGATGTTCCGCTTGCTCGAGCCTTTGGTGGAAGAGATCGGCGTCGATCTTTTCCGCATGCTCGTCGCGCATTCGTCCAGTCTGGGAACCGATGAAGACTACAACTCGATGGTGACCGTGCTCGGCTCGAATTTCGTCGAGGGGTTTCTGGCGTGGGGCAAGGCGGTGAGTACGGCGGGGTGGGGATCCTTTGAAATGCCGTTTTTCGATATCGAGTCTTGTACGGCCGAAGTGCGCGTAATCAATCCCTGGGAATTGCGCATGCAAAAGGCAGGCGGGCGGCTTTGGGGCTGTCCGTTCCTTCAAGGCAAAGTCATTGGCATTCTCGGCCATGCGCTGGGGCAACGCTGCTGGGCCGATGAAGAGGTCGACGTGGATTCCGACCCGCCCGTGGTGACGTTTTCCGTACGCGCGTGGGATCGGACGCTCGACGAAGAATTGCAGCGGCTGCGGGCCGAACAAATTCGCGCTGCCGAAGCACGGCTGACGGCGCAAGTGGAGACGGCCACGGCGGAGCTGCGCGAAAAGCACCGAGAGCTCGACGAAAAAGAAGCCCTCATTCGTTCGCTATCTTCACCCATTCTGCAAGTATGGGACGGCGTGCTCGTGGTCCCCGTCGTCGGTGCATTGTCCGAAACGCGTGCAGAACTGCTGAATGCGAAGCTGCTTCAGCGGGTCGTGGATCAAATGGCCTCGCACGTCGTGCTCGATTTGACGGGCCTCGATTCCGTCGACAATCAAGTCGCCGAACGGCTCGGCTCGACCGTGACCGCCTTGAAGCTCCTCGGCACCGAATGTTCCGTCGTGGGGTTATCGCCCGAATTCGCGCGTCGCGCGGTAGAGCTCGATGTTTCATTTGGCGGGGTGCGCGTCCTGCGAACGCTCGCCGATGCCTTGCGTGACGTCGTGGGGCTGAAGCGAGCTCAACCGAACGCGGCGGCGCGAAAGGCGAAACGCTGACATTGGCGCTGACAGCCGAGGTCAAAGCCTCCCGGCCGCTCGCTCTACGGTGCCGCGTCGAGCAAAGCTTCGACCTTGCGCACCCACGCCCTTTTCCCGTCGAAGACCATCGCGTATTCGTGCACGACTGATGCCCCCGATGCCCGCACGTCTTCGGCATACTTGCGATCCCGTACCTGCTTGGCCGCGTGCACGAGTGCCTGCTCGGGCGTTTCGCTCCGCCTGAGCACCTTGAATTCCATGACCACCCCCGGATTGCCCGGCGTTTTCGGGCGTATCAGCACATCCGCTCGTCCCCGCCCTGATTCCCGATTCGAGCGCACATCGTATTCGTTTTCCAAATGCACGAGCAATCCCAAGATCAAGCCGTGATACAACTTTTCTGGCTGGCGTCCTGCAGCGTCCTGGTACGACAAGATGCGCAAGAACATGTCCTCGAGGATCTCTTGGATCGTCTCCGCATCGCCCGCAAAAATAGCTTGCACCAGATCATCGATGTAGTCGCGCGACGGCGCCGCCTTGTACAGCCAATTGCGGAACATGTCTTCGAAAACCAGTTTCACTTCCCGATTGGGAATGGCCAGCTTGCCGTAATATCGGCCGGCCACCAATTCGAACTGTACCGGCTTCAAATACCCCGCAAACAACAAAAAATTCCACAACGCATCTTCGTTCTTGTCGATGTCCCGCAGCGCGATATTCGAATCGATCGGCATGTCGATCGCTTCGCCTTGCAAGAGCGCCTCGGATACTTTCGTCAAGCCGAGGCCAAGCTTGGCCGCGAGGTAGTCGATGAGATCGCTGGAACCCGAATTGACCCAATAGGGTTTGAGCAAGCCTTCACGGATGTAATTGAGAATCGACCAGGGATTGTAAATGACGTGCCCGCCAAAGATGTACCCATTGTACCAATCGCGCACGTCTTGCAATCGCTCCGGCGGAATGATGGCCGCCACTTCGTCCTCGGTGAACCCAAACACCGTGCTGTAGTTCGTGTCGATGATCGAATACGCCATGATATGATTGAGGCCCGAAAACATGTTCTCCTTCGACACCCGCAAGATACCCGTCAGCACACCTTTGAACAGGGCCGGATTGTCTTTGAGACACGCAGAAAAGAAGCTGCGGAAGAACAAGACGATCTTGTCGAAGAAGTCGTACATGTAGCCCGATTGCACCGGCGTGTCGTATTCGTCGATCAAAATGACCACCCGTTCGCCGTGATGCGCATGAAGCGCCTGGGAAAGCCACTGGAATACATACGGGAGCTCATCATGGGTCACTTCGCCATCGAGCACGCGGCGAATGAGTCGGGCGAGCGTTGGATCGATACGCGGATCGTCGAGCAGGTAACGATGTTCGATGAGCGCCGTCATTAATTGAGCATGAATGCCCGCCATCGTTCCGGACAGCGTATCCGCCTTGACGTCCTTGAAGCTGACCGAAATGACCGGATGCCTTTGAAAATGCTGCATCGCTTTCGCGTCACGCGTGACCGCCAGGCCCTCGAACAAGTGCGACAGGTCCTCCTTGGACTTGCCGAGGAAATACCGGAGCATCGACAGGTTGATTGTCTTGCCGAACCGCCGAGGTCTTGGAAAGCGCAGCGCGAGCGCCGGGTCGGCGAGCATGTCGCTGATGAAGAAGCTCTTGTCGACATAACCAAAACCCGCTTCGCGGAAGTTTCGGAAGTCCGACTCGCCAATGCCCGGAATGAACGCGCTCATGCAAGAACACTCTCATCGCGCGGCGAGCCATGTCAAGCCAAAGTTTGTCGGAGCAGCGGTGGGTTCGAGGACCCAAGTAGCCGAAGACTTGCCCCTCGAGATCGCGCGGCAATGAAGGATCGTCTTTCAATTCCAGCGCCAGATTTTTTCGGAGGCGATTGAGGATATTTCCTCCACGTTCGCGTGCGGTCGCGAGAGAGCAATGACGACACGAGCGACAATGCCGCTCGCGAAGCACTCCCCGCGTTCATGAAAAGCGAGTGGGCTGGGCAGGCGAACGGTGCCGGCTTCGCCGAGCGGCTAGATGAGCCATGACGCTCAGCGCCCCTTGATTTCCCGAGCCAAACCACCGACACTGCCCCGGGTGCTGGAAGTCCGCGTTCACGAATCGATCCGCGAAGTGCCCGAAGACGCTTGGAACGCCTTGCGTGGCGTCTCCGAAGCGCCGTTCCTTTCATGGGCGTTCCTCGACGCGCTCGAACGAACGGGTTGCGTTCGTCCCGAGGTCGGATGGATGCCGCACCATCTGACGTTTCACGACGGGGATCGCCTGGTTGGCGCAGCGCCTGTGTACCTCAAGGGCAACAGCGAAGGCGAATTCGTGTTCGATCACGCTTGGGCCAATGCGGCGCATCGAGCAGGGATTCAGTATTATCCCAAGCTCATCGTCGCCATTCCATTCACGCCTGCGACGGCGCCTCGTCTATTCATTGCAGATGGTCAAGACGAGCTCACGCTCGCCCGTGCACTTGCAGAAGCATTACGGCGCATCGTCGACAAGATCGAGGTATCGAGCGCGCATGTACTTTTTCCTTCGCCGGAGCAAGCATCGCTTCTTGCGCAGACCGGTTTGGCCGAGCGGTACGGCATTCAGTTTCATTGGAAAAACCACGGATATGTAACGTACGATGATTTCTTGGGGCGTTTTTCGTCGAAGCGGCGCAATCAATGGAAGCGGGAGCGACGGGAAATGGCTGCGCAAAACATAGAAATCGAAACGTTGTGCGGCAAAGACATCACGCCGGAGATAGTCGACATTGCATACAGGTTTTACACGAGCACCGTGAATAAGTTTTATTGGGGCAGGCAATACCTGAATCGCGCGTTCTTCGAGGAAATCGTGGACAAACTCGGGGACGGCGTCGAGGTCGTGATGGCTCGTCACGAAGGCCGGCCCATTGCAGGTGCGTGGAACTTCGTCGGAAAGGATGCGCTGTTTGGCCGTTACTGGGGCGCCATCGAAGACCGGCCATTCCTCCATTTCAACGTTTGTTATTACCACTCGATCGAGCAATGCATTTTGCGCAAGCTCGGTCGGTTCGAACCTGGCGCCGGCGGTGAACACAAGATGTCGCGTGGGTTCGAGCCGACAATCACCCACAGTCTCCACCACATCCAAGATCCACGGCTCGACGCTGCCGTTCGAAACTACCTGCCGAATGAGCGCGAAGTGCTGGCGCGCGAGGTGCAGAACCCTGAGATCGCGTTTCGATGAACGAAACGATCTTGCAACCGTGAGATCGTGATATGTAACGGCCATGAGCGAGACCGACAAGGCCGTCGACGCGAACGAGGTCGTCGAAACGAACCAGGGGGAAACCGCAGAAGACAAGGCCCAAGGGGCGCCTACTGCCGCTCCTCCCGACGAAGGTCCGCTCTTTCAGCGAGCTCCGGTGACGGCAGCGGAGATCGAACAGGGCAAACCGATCGAGCTGTCGCCCGATGCCGTCGGACAACTGTCCGAAGAGGAATGGTACGCCCAAGCGTACCGCGGAGGCGCCGCGCAACTCACGGTGCGCGCCATCGCGATGGGCAGCGGTCTCGGATTTCTCCTTGCCTTCACCAACCTTTACGTCGGTTTGAAAACAGGCTGGCACCTCGGTGTGAGCATCACCGCGGCCATTCTGTCGTTTACGATTTGGGGAGCGTTCGTCCGGGTTGGTATCGCTAAGACCCACATGACGATCCTCGAGAACAATTGCATGGCATCGACCGCGTCGGCCGCAGGATATGCCACGGGCGGTACGATGGTGTCGGCAATTCCGGCGCTTTTAATGCTCAGCATTACGCCGGAAAGGCCGGAAGGGACGCACTTGCCGTGGGCGGTGCTTGCCGCATGGACCTTTTTCTTGGCGCTGCTCGGTACGGTCCTCGCCATTCCGATGAAGCGCAACATGATCAATCAAGAACGGCTGCGTTTCCCGACGGGAACGGCGGCTGCAACGACGTTGAAAAGCTTGTACAGCGAAGGTGTCGCGACTGCTACGAAACAAGCTATCACGGTTGCTACGGCACCAAGTATCGCAGGTGCTGTTAGGGCACAACCTATCACAGCTGTGGAGGCTGCTGGTGCCAAAGGCCGAGCGTTGATGACAGCCGCTGCCATTTCCAGTTTCATTCCGCTGCTCAAGGATTTGGACCTTTTGAAGCTCAATGCTTTCAAAGGTTTGGCCGCGTCGCTCGGAGCTGTCGATGCCGCCGGCAAACTGACGCGTACGGCGCTCGTTCCAGGACAAACGCCCATTTTCGATTGGCTCCCAACGGTCACGGCTGGTGGCAAGGCCAAAGCGTGGTCGAGCTGGAACGTCGTTTTGGATCACGGCGTAGCGCTCGTCGCCGCCGGTGCGCTCGTGGGCGTTCGGATAACGCTATCCATGATTGCGGGTGGGTTGATTCTCATCGCGGTGCTCGCGCCGATGGGCCTGTTTGAATCGTGGGTGAATCCGCTTGGTCAATCGGTGCTCGCCGTGACGGCCCCGGGTAAAGCGTGGAAAGAAATCGGATTGTGGTTCGGCGCTCCCATGCTCGTTTCGTCGGGCATTCTCAATTTCGCGCTGCAATGGAAGACCATCGTGCGCGCATTTCAAGGGTTTGGCAAAGCCGCTCGTGATGGGGGATCGCACGGCGACGTGGAGGTCCCGATGCATTGGTTCACGGTGGGCGGGACCGTGGCCACGATTGGCATCGTGGGCATTGCATGGAAGTTTTTCGATGTTCCGCCGCACCTCGGCATTCTTGCTGTATTCCTCACGTTCGTCCTGGCGCTCGTTGCATGTCGCGCAACGGGTGAAACCGACATCACGCCGACCGGCGCCATGGGCAAGATCATGCAGCTCATCTATGGCGGATTGATTCCGCAGAGCGCCACGGCAAACTTGATGACGGCGGGCATTACCGCGGGCGCATCGAGCGCGAGCGCCGACCTCTTGACGGATTTGAAATCGGGCTATTTGCTCGGAGCAAACCCTCGACGCCAATTCATCGCCCAATTGCTCGGTATCGTTCCCGGAACGATTGCGACGACGATTGGCTTTTTCATTCTCGTTCCCCGCGCGCAGGTGCTCGTGGGAGACAACCCGGCATTTCCCGCGCCCGCTGCACAACAATGGAAAGCCGTTGCGGAAATCTTCAAAGTTGGTATTGGCAACCTGCATCCGTTCGCTCGCGAAACGATTGTCGTCGGCATCGTCGTGGGTATCGTGCTCGTGCTCGCCGAACGCCTCTTGCCCAAATACAAAAAATACCTGCCGTCAGCAACCGGCGTGGGCCTTGGCTTCATCCTGCCGTTCTATTACTGCCTCGCGATGTTCCTCGGTGCGGTCGTCGGCGCGGTGGTTGCCAAGCAGGGCAAAAAGTACGACGACATGATCATCCCGGTCGCTTCCGGGCTCATCGCGGGCGAAAGCATCATCGGGGTCATCGTGCAGGCGCTCAACAATTTCGTGCTGAATTGAATGGGCTGGCACTGGACATGGGCGGGATGTGAAAAAAGTTGAGATCGAACCCAAAGCTCGCGCGTCTCAACCGCCATGCTGCGTCGCACCCTACCCCTCCTCGCCATCGCCGGCCTCGGCTTCATCGCCTTCGCCTCCACCGATTCCGCCCTAGCCGACGAACCCTCCCCTAGCCGCCTTACGCGCCGCCCGCCGCCCTGGCGTCCGCCTCCGGTGCAAGCGCAATTTCAAGCCGAGCTCATCGACGACGGCATGAACAACCTGCCCATGTTTTTCCACAACGGAAAAAAGTACGTCATGGGAAGTCTCGGACAGCGGTATCGCATTCGCGTCACGAATCCGACGGCGAATCGCGTCGAAGCCGTCGTTTCCGTCGATGGTCTCGATGCCATCGATGGCCAAACGGCAACGTTGTCGAAGCGAGGATACGTCGTTCCAGCATTCGGGAGCGTGACGATTGATGGGTTTCGCACGTCGATGAATTCGGTCGCGGCATTTCGTTTCACGTCGGTGCCCGATTCGTACGCTGGTCGAACGGGGCAAGATCGCAACGTCGGCGTGATTGGTGTCGCGATTTTCCGCGAACGCGTGGAGCAGCCCATCGAAATCGTGCCCCGACCACGCCCGAGAAGCGCCGCACCGAGCGCCGCGCCCAGAGCTGGCGAGGGCAGGTCATCGGCTGCCAAAAAACCGACCGATCGTCCGGGTCTTGGAACGCAATTCGGCGAGCAACACGAATCTCGGGTGCGTCAAACGGCGTTCATTCGCGACAGCGCGAGCCCAACGCAGACAGTCGAGCTTCGATACAACGACCGCGCGGGCCTGCGTGCGCTGGGTATTCAGATCCCGCCGGAGCCTGCAATCGTCGATGACGATCTTCGCTTGCGCGAATCGGCGACGCCGTTCCCGGGCGACAGGCGATTCGCCCAGCCGCCTCCGTGATCATTCCACTTCATACACCACCACGTCCGAACGCTGCCCATCTGCCTCCACGTATAC
Above is a genomic segment from Polyangiaceae bacterium containing:
- a CDS encoding DUF1566 domain-containing protein, whose amino-acid sequence is MSRPSRHFNRIFIIAAWAVAASWANHGHADAPDGHYTLNTETVYDTKTKLTWERPISAGMVTWADANTHCANLNIEGKAWRLPSMKELQTIADRTRAKPAIDPTAFPDTPTTPITPFWTSSPWAKAPATEVWIVDFTVGSSSYSGVVANVAHVRCVSE
- a CDS encoding STAS domain-containing protein, which produces MADRPSITINDVPIVWDPPAGDVSFFGLSSVLFWANPSMFRLLEPLVEEIGVDLFRMLVAHSSSLGTDEDYNSMVTVLGSNFVEGFLAWGKAVSTAGWGSFEMPFFDIESCTAEVRVINPWELRMQKAGGRLWGCPFLQGKVIGILGHALGQRCWADEEVDVDSDPPVVTFSVRAWDRTLDEELQRLRAEQIRAAEARLTAQVETATAELREKHRELDEKEALIRSLSSPILQVWDGVLVVPVVGALSETRAELLNAKLLQRVVDQMASHVVLDLTGLDSVDNQVAERLGSTVTALKLLGTECSVVGLSPEFARRAVELDVSFGGVRVLRTLADALRDVVGLKRAQPNAAARKAKR
- a CDS encoding AAA family ATPase is translated as MSAFIPGIGESDFRNFREAGFGYVDKSFFISDMLADPALALRFPRPRRFGKTINLSMLRYFLGKSKEDLSHLFEGLAVTRDAKAMQHFQRHPVISVSFKDVKADTLSGTMAGIHAQLMTALIEHRYLLDDPRIDPTLARLIRRVLDGEVTHDELPYVFQWLSQALHAHHGERVVILIDEYDTPVQSGYMYDFFDKIVLFFRSFFSACLKDNPALFKGVLTGILRVSKENMFSGLNHIMAYSIIDTNYSTVFGFTEDEVAAIIPPERLQDVRDWYNGYIFGGHVIYNPWSILNYIREGLLKPYWVNSGSSDLIDYLAAKLGLGLTKVSEALLQGEAIDMPIDSNIALRDIDKNEDALWNFLLFAGYLKPVQFELVAGRYYGKLAIPNREVKLVFEDMFRNWLYKAAPSRDYIDDLVQAIFAGDAETIQEILEDMFLRILSYQDAAGRQPEKLYHGLILGLLVHLENEYDVRSNRESGRGRADVLIRPKTPGNPGVVMEFKVLRRSETPEQALVHAAKQVRDRKYAEDVRASGASVVHEYAMVFDGKRAWVRKVEALLDAAP
- a CDS encoding N-acetyltransferase, with amino-acid sequence MSHDAQRPLISRAKPPTLPRVLEVRVHESIREVPEDAWNALRGVSEAPFLSWAFLDALERTGCVRPEVGWMPHHLTFHDGDRLVGAAPVYLKGNSEGEFVFDHAWANAAHRAGIQYYPKLIVAIPFTPATAPRLFIADGQDELTLARALAEALRRIVDKIEVSSAHVLFPSPEQASLLAQTGLAERYGIQFHWKNHGYVTYDDFLGRFSSKRRNQWKRERREMAAQNIEIETLCGKDITPEIVDIAYRFYTSTVNKFYWGRQYLNRAFFEEIVDKLGDGVEVVMARHEGRPIAGAWNFVGKDALFGRYWGAIEDRPFLHFNVCYYHSIEQCILRKLGRFEPGAGGEHKMSRGFEPTITHSLHHIQDPRLDAAVRNYLPNEREVLAREVQNPEIAFR
- a CDS encoding DUF1566 domain-containing protein — its product is MFGRTGRTAMGGRVAVFVGTLLMVGACVQIAGIDDPHPKDPGQNTDGTGGQNTGGTGGQNTGGTGGQDAGPDAEPDAPPDAPHDPEWANWPMPNPPEAGLPNPASYEINTGKGVVTDTVTNLMWQRDLDAGSLSWATAKTYCNGSEHAGYTDWRLPTAIELASLVDFTKASPGPTIDTDAFPNTPADWFWTATQDTSAPNSAWFISFNTGQTSSNDKGDEYQVRCVR
- a CDS encoding protein kinase produces the protein MHVAPQVGSILLGKYRVERVLGKGGMGFVVAARHEHLGELFAIKMMLPEALMYPDARERFMREARSAARLKGEHVARVHDVGTLEDGSPYMVMEHLTGDDLSAILDKRGALPVSEAAFYAYQACEAVAEAHALGIVHRDLKPSNMFLTCRPNGTPCVKVLDFGISKDLDPNKVGPALTKTGTIIGTPVYMAPEQMANNKMTDARSDIWSLGIILHELVTGEVPFIAESMTELVTKVLTNAPVPPSHVRPGIPREFDAIVLRCLEKQPHRRFASVPDLMAALHPFISSNWSHAPSGLPPPPAYSRPDHVDMATVKEQRPVAPGPQAMGVPIGPHGLPRLNVTNATTAAQPLPFGANLPYVPTVATPLQSEPIAPARSQGFSAPAPAPRQTDGAWGGPNGTSSGNRGKTWLVAGLAVGAIIAVGLTGWVVALSTASDDPVVVRSTVPPENLAPVVSAMPMATVERVVEEPVAEPQESVAKPQESVGVAPSAPIPTTHKAVETKPPVTKPPTSKVPDF
- a CDS encoding OPT/YSL family transporter, with the protein product MSETDKAVDANEVVETNQGETAEDKAQGAPTAAPPDEGPLFQRAPVTAAEIEQGKPIELSPDAVGQLSEEEWYAQAYRGGAAQLTVRAIAMGSGLGFLLAFTNLYVGLKTGWHLGVSITAAILSFTIWGAFVRVGIAKTHMTILENNCMASTASAAGYATGGTMVSAIPALLMLSITPERPEGTHLPWAVLAAWTFFLALLGTVLAIPMKRNMINQERLRFPTGTAAATTLKSLYSEGVATATKQAITVATAPSIAGAVRAQPITAVEAAGAKGRALMTAAAISSFIPLLKDLDLLKLNAFKGLAASLGAVDAAGKLTRTALVPGQTPIFDWLPTVTAGGKAKAWSSWNVVLDHGVALVAAGALVGVRITLSMIAGGLILIAVLAPMGLFESWVNPLGQSVLAVTAPGKAWKEIGLWFGAPMLVSSGILNFALQWKTIVRAFQGFGKAARDGGSHGDVEVPMHWFTVGGTVATIGIVGIAWKFFDVPPHLGILAVFLTFVLALVACRATGETDITPTGAMGKIMQLIYGGLIPQSATANLMTAGITAGASSASADLLTDLKSGYLLGANPRRQFIAQLLGIVPGTIATTIGFFILVPRAQVLVGDNPAFPAPAAQQWKAVAEIFKVGIGNLHPFARETIVVGIVVGIVLVLAERLLPKYKKYLPSATGVGLGFILPFYYCLAMFLGAVVGAVVAKQGKKYDDMIIPVASGLIAGESIIGVIVQALNNFVLN